A portion of the Acidisoma sp. PAMC 29798 genome contains these proteins:
- a CDS encoding type II secretion system F family protein, giving the protein MPTFRYVAIGSGGKLSQGVLDAPDEAALVERLRRQGSILMRVETDGRRRLSGIDIGAFRRNGLRAQEVSDMTRELAVMLGAGQDLDRALRFLVETAPNARSARLLNSLRDAVRDGSAFAVALSKHPSTFSRLYVGLVRAGEAGGALAPTLERLATLLERERALASTVTSALIYPAVLMLAAVGSIVLLLTDVLPQFVPLFAENGASLPTSTRLMIDAGSLLGHWGLPGLGALALLVLGANRLLRQPGPRFTFDRMRLRLPVIGGLAREIMAARFTRTLGTLLINGMPLITALDIVREVLGNAAGVRALDTATIGARGGAGLARPLGESGLFPQRTIHLLQLGEETAQLGPMALRAADIHEEKTSLAVQRMVSLLTPAITIGMGGVIALIVGSLMQAMLGLNDLAQ; this is encoded by the coding sequence ATGCCGACCTTCCGATACGTCGCCATCGGCAGCGGCGGTAAGCTCAGCCAGGGCGTGCTGGACGCGCCAGACGAAGCGGCGCTGGTGGAGCGTCTGCGCCGCCAGGGCAGCATCCTGATGCGGGTCGAAACGGATGGCAGGCGACGCCTCAGCGGCATCGACATCGGTGCCTTCCGCCGCAATGGTCTGCGTGCCCAGGAAGTGTCCGACATGACGCGCGAACTCGCCGTCATGCTCGGGGCGGGACAGGATCTGGATCGCGCGCTGCGCTTTCTGGTCGAGACGGCGCCGAATGCCCGCTCCGCGCGTCTGCTCAACAGCCTGCGCGATGCCGTGCGGGATGGCAGCGCCTTCGCCGTAGCCTTGTCCAAACATCCTTCCACCTTCTCGCGCCTTTACGTCGGTCTGGTGCGCGCGGGGGAGGCGGGTGGCGCTCTGGCGCCGACTTTGGAACGGCTTGCGACGCTGCTGGAGCGGGAGCGCGCTTTGGCATCGACGGTGACCTCGGCTTTGATCTATCCCGCTGTGCTGATGCTCGCGGCAGTCGGCTCCATCGTACTGCTGCTGACGGATGTGCTGCCCCAATTCGTGCCCCTGTTCGCGGAGAATGGCGCGTCCTTGCCGACATCGACGCGTTTGATGATCGATGCTGGCAGCCTGCTCGGCCATTGGGGCTTGCCGGGCCTTGGCGCGCTCGCCCTTCTGGTGCTCGGCGCCAACCGATTGCTGCGTCAACCGGGGCCGCGCTTTACCTTCGATCGGATGCGCTTGCGCCTGCCGGTGATCGGTGGATTGGCGCGGGAGATTATGGCCGCGCGCTTCACGCGCACGCTCGGCACCCTGCTCATCAATGGCATGCCGCTGATCACCGCGCTCGACATCGTGCGCGAGGTTTTGGGCAATGCCGCCGGTGTGCGCGCGCTCGATACGGCGACCATCGGCGCGCGCGGCGGTGCCGGGCTCGCGCGGCCACTCGGAGAATCTGGGCTTTTCCCGCAGCGGACCATCCATCTGCTGCAATTGGGGGAGGAGACGGCGCAACTCGGCCCGATGGCCTTGCGCGCCGCTGATATCCATGAGGAAAAGACGAGTCTGGCGGTGCAGCGCATGGTGTCGCTGCTCACCCCTGCCATCACCATCGGCATGGGCGGCGTGATCGCCCTGATCGTCGGCTCGCTGATGCAAGCCATGCTGGGTCTCAATGATCTCGCGCAATGA
- a CDS encoding MFS transporter has protein sequence MDQITEPLRRNTSGRTVQQYIDEIPVWADGTAVDSLPMTGMQKRIWGLAIAGKFFEGLVVFMTGVALPLIDKDFGLHAAQNSVVTAATLFGILIGATLLGGLADVFGRKRMFIAEMVLFVIFLILLTLAQSFIWMAICLFGIGLALGCDYPTAHVVIAEAVPSRGRGGLILGAFAFQAVGAICGALLGVLILSFFPSLDAWRYMFAMAIIPAILVVIGRFFVCDSAHWLVSRGRMAEARTATMELLHREPQYPKIVELINPHHDEAAGGHVAPRGGVASLFDNAPHRRATFLASIPWFLQDLSTYGIGIFTPVILAKTLGSAGKTDTVAQIVSKVELSAKGTAMLDVLLIVGIIAAIFMVERAGRIRLQIVGFIGCAVGLGLAALSQGMTGEAQIVLLFAGFMLFNFMTNMGPNAQTYLLAGEVFPTHIRGYGAGFAASFAKIGAVLTAFLFPFLLKDIGTQMLLILLIISSLAGAVVTWIFRIETRGTLEDVGVNLERVQPQV, from the coding sequence ATGGACCAGATCACCGAGCCGCTCCGCCGGAACACCTCCGGCCGCACTGTCCAGCAGTATATTGACGAAATCCCGGTCTGGGCGGACGGGACTGCGGTGGACTCCCTGCCGATGACCGGCATGCAGAAGCGCATCTGGGGCTTGGCCATTGCCGGCAAGTTCTTCGAAGGCCTGGTCGTGTTCATGACCGGCGTCGCGCTGCCGCTCATCGATAAGGATTTCGGGCTGCATGCGGCGCAGAACAGTGTCGTGACGGCGGCCACTCTCTTCGGAATTCTCATCGGCGCGACGCTGCTCGGCGGCTTGGCCGATGTCTTCGGCCGCAAGCGCATGTTCATCGCCGAAATGGTGCTGTTCGTGATCTTCCTGATCCTGCTGACCTTGGCCCAAAGCTTCATCTGGATGGCGATCTGCCTGTTCGGCATCGGCCTGGCCTTGGGCTGCGATTATCCGACGGCGCATGTGGTCATCGCGGAAGCGGTGCCGAGCCGCGGTCGTGGCGGCCTCATCCTCGGCGCTTTCGCCTTCCAGGCGGTCGGCGCCATCTGCGGTGCGCTTCTAGGCGTGCTGATCCTGTCCTTTTTCCCGAGCCTCGATGCCTGGCGCTATATGTTCGCCATGGCGATCATCCCGGCGATCCTGGTGGTCATCGGTCGCTTCTTCGTCTGCGACAGCGCCCATTGGCTGGTTTCGCGTGGCCGCATGGCCGAGGCGCGGACCGCGACCATGGAATTGCTGCATCGCGAGCCGCAGTATCCGAAGATCGTCGAGCTGATCAATCCGCATCATGACGAGGCGGCGGGCGGTCATGTGGCGCCGCGCGGCGGCGTCGCGTCGTTGTTCGACAACGCGCCCCATCGTCGGGCGACCTTCCTGGCGTCGATCCCCTGGTTCCTTCAGGATCTCTCGACCTACGGCATCGGCATCTTCACTCCGGTCATCCTAGCGAAGACCCTCGGCTCGGCCGGCAAGACGGATACGGTCGCCCAGATCGTCAGCAAGGTGGAGCTTTCCGCCAAAGGCACGGCGATGCTCGATGTGCTGCTGATCGTCGGCATCATCGCGGCGATCTTCATGGTCGAGCGCGCCGGTCGCATCCGGCTGCAGATCGTGGGCTTCATCGGCTGCGCCGTGGGCCTGGGCCTCGCCGCCCTGTCTCAGGGTATGACGGGCGAGGCGCAGATCGTGCTGCTGTTCGCCGGCTTCATGCTGTTCAACTTCATGACCAATATGGGCCCGAACGCGCAGACCTATCTTCTGGCGGGTGAGGTCTTCCCGACCCATATCCGTGGCTATGGCGCAGGTTTCGCCGCGTCCTTCGCCAAGATCGGCGCCGTGCTGACCGCCTTCCTGTTTCCCTTCCTCCTGAAGGACATCGGCACCCAGATGCTGCTGATCCTGCTGATCATCTCCTCCCTCGCGGGCGCCGTGGTCACCTGGATCTTCCGCATCGAAACCCGTGGCACGCTGGAAGATGTCGGCGTCAACCTCGAACGCGTCCAGCCCCAGGTCTGA
- a CDS encoding ubiquinol-cytochrome c reductase iron-sulfur subunit, whose protein sequence is MTHETLSRRPLSRRRVLDLGLCAAASVAAPAIAHATDARTMGPQPGDALVAVGDTGHVALRPRDFRRGAPPVLTWPMDLKTGTVRDGAVANQVLLLRLLGDRDEAHGGALVAFTAVCTHAGCIVSSWKATDRLLLCPCHGSEYDPARNAEVVAGPAPKPLPSLPLEVVDGLVLVAGPFSGRLGGTTGRTD, encoded by the coding sequence ATGACCCATGAAACGCTCTCCCGACGCCCCCTATCCAGACGGCGGGTGCTGGATCTCGGCCTCTGTGCCGCCGCCTCGGTGGCGGCGCCCGCGATCGCTCATGCGACGGATGCCAGAACCATGGGTCCGCAGCCTGGGGATGCTCTGGTGGCGGTCGGCGACACCGGGCATGTCGCGCTGCGGCCCCGTGATTTCCGTCGCGGTGCGCCACCGGTGCTCACTTGGCCGATGGACCTGAAGACCGGCACCGTGCGAGACGGCGCCGTGGCTAATCAGGTGCTCCTGCTGCGCCTGCTCGGTGACCGCGATGAGGCGCATGGGGGCGCGCTGGTCGCGTTCACCGCCGTCTGCACCCATGCCGGCTGCATCGTCTCGTCCTGGAAAGCGACGGACCGGCTGTTGCTCTGCCCCTGTCATGGCTCGGAATACGATCCGGCGCGGAATGCAGAGGTGGTGGCAGGGCCGGCGCCCAAGCCGCTGCCGTCACTGCCACTTGAGGTGGTGGATGGTCTCGTCCTGGTTGCAGGCCCGTTTTCAGGGCGGCTCGGCGGCACGACCGGGCGGACGGATTAA
- the ppk2 gene encoding polyphosphate kinase 2, whose translation MTDDSMNANAAFESVRAEIMDSLDEELEMEMDEARMERHLRNTSDDPLQDDRLDRAVYFKELFRLQSELVKLQDWVVKNKLKVVVLFEGRDSAGKGGVIKRITQRLNPRVCRVAALPAPTEREKTQWYFQRYVSHLPAGGEIVLFDRSWYNRAGVERVMGFCTEDDVAEFFRSVPDFERMLIRSGTILIKYWFSITDDEQHLRFDMRIHDPIKQWKLSPMDLQSRVRWEQYTHAKEAMMEATHIPEAPWWVVKAVDKKKARLNCIHHLLSQIPYEEVQHDPIVLPERVRNPDYIRGPVPPEMFVPPIY comes from the coding sequence ATGACCGATGACTCCATGAACGCGAATGCCGCCTTCGAAAGCGTTCGCGCTGAGATCATGGACAGCTTGGACGAAGAGCTGGAAATGGAAATGGACGAAGCGCGGATGGAGCGTCATCTGCGCAATACGTCCGACGATCCCTTGCAGGATGATCGGCTTGATCGCGCGGTCTATTTCAAGGAGCTGTTTCGGCTCCAGTCCGAGCTGGTGAAGCTGCAAGACTGGGTGGTCAAGAACAAGCTCAAGGTCGTCGTCCTGTTCGAGGGCCGGGATTCTGCGGGCAAGGGCGGCGTGATCAAGCGGATCACGCAGCGCCTCAACCCGCGCGTCTGCCGGGTGGCGGCGTTGCCGGCACCGACCGAGCGCGAAAAAACGCAGTGGTATTTTCAGCGCTATGTCTCGCACCTGCCGGCCGGCGGGGAGATCGTGCTGTTCGACCGCAGCTGGTACAACCGCGCCGGCGTAGAGCGCGTCATGGGCTTTTGCACTGAGGATGACGTTGCCGAGTTCTTCCGCAGTGTGCCCGATTTCGAGCGGATGCTCATCCGCTCGGGCACCATCCTGATCAAATACTGGTTCTCGATCACGGATGACGAGCAGCATCTGCGCTTCGACATGCGCATCCACGATCCCATCAAGCAGTGGAAGCTGAGCCCGATGGACCTGCAGTCACGGGTCCGGTGGGAGCAGTATACCCATGCCAAAGAAGCGATGATGGAAGCGACTCATATCCCCGAGGCGCCCTGGTGGGTGGTCAAGGCGGTCGACAAGAAGAAGGCGCGGCTGAACTGCATCCACCACCTGCTCAGCCAGATTCCCTATGAAGAGGTTCAGCACGACCCGATCGTGCTGCCGGAGCGGGTGCGCAATCCCGACTATATCCGGGGGCCGGTGCCGCCTGAGATGTTCGTGCCGCCGATTTATTAG
- a CDS encoding prepilin-type N-terminal cleavage/methylation domain-containing protein has product MRPDPEAGFTLVETLVSLVVLGFIVAGLAQGLRFGVAVSDRQARGIDRDSALDSTDRTLRALLARMAPGDDPHAPTIRGDAGRLIFTTELPANAPANPTRLADIILSVDDAHGLVLRWTPHLHARRLVPFVTQSATLLSGVRRVTFAYFRPPSRHQPAGWVDQWQGIEPPELVRVHIDDTSRHWPDVIVAPMREADSD; this is encoded by the coding sequence ATGAGGCCGGACCCTGAGGCCGGTTTCACGCTGGTCGAAACGCTCGTCTCTCTCGTGGTGCTCGGCTTCATCGTCGCTGGATTGGCGCAGGGCCTGCGCTTCGGCGTGGCGGTGTCCGATAGGCAGGCGCGGGGCATCGACCGCGACAGCGCCCTCGATTCCACGGACCGTACCTTGCGTGCGCTGCTGGCGCGGATGGCGCCGGGGGACGATCCGCATGCGCCGACCATCCGGGGTGATGCCGGGCGCCTGATCTTCACGACGGAACTGCCGGCGAATGCGCCGGCGAACCCCACGCGCCTCGCCGATATCATCTTGAGCGTCGATGACGCGCATGGGCTTGTGCTGCGCTGGACGCCGCATCTGCATGCCCGGCGGCTGGTGCCATTCGTCACCCAGTCGGCGACGCTGTTGTCCGGCGTGCGGCGGGTGACCTTCGCCTATTTCCGCCCGCCGTCGCGCCATCAACCGGCGGGCTGGGTGGATCAATGGCAGGGCATCGAGCCGCCTGAACTCGTGCGTGTGCATATCGACGATACGTCCCGGCATTGGCCGGATGTGATCGTGGCGCCGATGCGCGAGGCCGACAGCGACTGA
- a CDS encoding prepilin-type N-terminal cleavage/methylation domain-containing protein — MISRNERSTEAGFTLIELLVVIVIMGLTGALLLARGPSRSPGMEARAAASEVAQTFRLGRSRAIANDRAVLVMLDLPSHRLTMDGVARPALPAWLPLAAQMADGTAPRRALFSFAPDGSATGGAVVLGMPGRRILVGVDWLSGRVDVINAH; from the coding sequence ATGATCTCGCGCAATGAGAGGTCAACCGAGGCGGGCTTCACCTTGATCGAGCTTTTGGTCGTGATCGTCATCATGGGCCTCACGGGCGCCTTGCTGCTGGCACGCGGACCATCGCGCAGCCCCGGCATGGAGGCGCGGGCGGCGGCGAGTGAGGTGGCGCAGACCTTTCGCCTCGGCCGCAGCCGCGCCATCGCAAATGACCGCGCCGTGCTGGTCATGCTTGACCTGCCCTCGCATCGCCTGACGATGGACGGTGTCGCGCGGCCGGCGCTTCCCGCCTGGCTCCCGCTCGCGGCACAGATGGCCGACGGCACCGCGCCCCGCCGCGCTCTGTTCAGTTTTGCGCCGGACGGCAGCGCCACCGGCGGCGCTGTCGTGCTCGGCATGCCGGGGCGGCGCATCCTGGTCGGCGTGGATTGGCTGAGCGGGCGGGTCGATGTGATCAATGCGCATTGA
- a CDS encoding type IV pilus modification PilV family protein has product MRIDHRRTEAGFTLIEVLVAFIIAGLALGVLAHAGLDGLRATSLSARYQEAMARAQSHLAAIGDAPQPSDRQGDEGDGYHWHLRIVPLATSALASGHETLLAVSVAVSWGDAPGRRVQLDTERVVGFAAATP; this is encoded by the coding sequence ATGCGCATTGACCACCGCAGAACCGAAGCGGGCTTTACGTTGATTGAGGTTCTGGTCGCCTTCATCATCGCCGGCCTGGCACTGGGCGTGCTGGCCCATGCCGGGCTGGACGGGTTGCGGGCGACCAGCCTTTCGGCCCGCTATCAGGAGGCGATGGCCCGCGCCCAATCCCACCTCGCCGCCATCGGGGATGCGCCGCAGCCGAGCGATCGCCAAGGCGATGAGGGAGACGGCTATCATTGGCATCTTCGCATCGTGCCGCTGGCCACAAGTGCGCTGGCATCCGGTCATGAGACGCTGCTGGCTGTGAGCGTCGCTGTGTCCTGGGGCGATGCACCGGGCCGCCGCGTGCAACTCGATACCGAACGCGTGGTCGGCTTCGCGGCGGCGACGCCATGA
- a CDS encoding prohibitin family protein encodes MASVPHTPLLGDRPFDPRMEGGSYRRIDRRYIYGGVAAVIVICFLALNPFREVGPGSRGVLMTFSSVHGDVLAPGLHLILPIAQSVVQMNVQVQNFQNKEEAASRDLQTVHTEVAINYHITPEDAAWIYQHVGTLSEVESRVIAPAISNAVKAATAHYDAADLIVQRDKVALEIDTLLRTALQSYRVIIDAVNITDFQFSDEFTAAIEAKQVAQQQAQQAAFTLDKVRVDAQQQVLQAQAHATAQVAAAEGQAKANTMVTATLSPSILQQLAIERWNGVLPIYLGAGAPMPFLSAGR; translated from the coding sequence ATGGCCAGTGTGCCTCATACGCCATTGCTTGGGGATCGTCCGTTCGACCCTCGGATGGAGGGCGGTTCATACCGCCGGATAGATCGCCGGTATATCTACGGCGGTGTAGCGGCCGTGATCGTCATCTGCTTCTTGGCCCTCAATCCTTTCCGGGAAGTGGGCCCAGGCAGCCGTGGCGTCTTGATGACCTTCAGCAGCGTCCACGGCGACGTGCTCGCGCCTGGCCTGCACCTGATCCTGCCCATTGCGCAGTCAGTCGTGCAGATGAATGTCCAGGTGCAGAACTTCCAGAACAAGGAAGAGGCGGCCTCCCGCGACCTGCAGACGGTCCATACGGAGGTGGCGATCAACTATCACATCACGCCCGAGGATGCCGCGTGGATCTACCAGCATGTCGGCACGCTATCTGAGGTCGAAAGCCGCGTCATCGCGCCGGCTATTTCGAACGCGGTGAAGGCAGCAACCGCCCATTACGATGCGGCGGACCTGATCGTTCAACGGGATAAGGTCGCCCTGGAAATCGACACACTGTTGCGAACGGCGCTGCAGTCCTACCGGGTTATCATCGACGCGGTGAACATCACGGACTTCCAGTTTTCCGACGAATTCACGGCAGCCATTGAGGCCAAGCAGGTCGCGCAACAGCAGGCCCAGCAGGCCGCCTTCACTCTCGACAAGGTTCGGGTGGACGCTCAGCAGCAGGTCCTTCAGGCGCAGGCCCATGCGACGGCTCAGGTGGCGGCTGCCGAAGGTCAGGCCAAGGCGAACACGATGGTGACGGCGACCTTGAGCCCGTCCATCCTCCAGCAGCTGGCCATCGAACGATGGAATGGCGTTCTGCCGATCTATCTCGGCGCCGGCGCCCCGATGCCCTTCCTCAGCGCCGGTCGCTGA
- a CDS encoding Orn/Lys/Arg decarboxylase N-terminal domain-containing protein, translated as MEYARRFKFLICVPAFNEADLEGARLLQILGEIEEDGYTIMRARRDDDAELAIRTDAAIGCVVVDWGKKGASGKSADLIQLIRRRGLDMPIIVLVRRQTLEQIPVDVLDHVDGFIFLGEETPDFIAKTLIARLRQYADSLKTPFFGALVDYAEQGNMLWTCPGHNGGAFYRRSPIGRIFVEHLGEAVFRDDLDNSVLQLGDLLTHEGPALRAQQEAAKIFGAERTYFVLNGTSTSNKIALSAILAEGDVVLFDRNNHKAAHHGALFLAGATPIFVETARNPHGMIGPMRYAALDEAHLRDAIRAHPLIPDGEEISRRPRPFRAAVIEQCTYDGTIGSADDVLDRIGHLCDYILFDEAWAGFMKFHPLFRGRYGMGLRPLGPDDPGIIVTQSTHKQLASFSQASQIHVKDSHLDGQRRQVGHRRFNEMFLLHASTSPFYPLFASLDVGAQMMKGRSGEVLWDDTVRLGIEMRKKIRMAKREYVENEPDVARRWFFEPFVPKFVQASQHSADYAGARWEDAPTDLLASDVAQWELRPGEEWHGFPHSRAGWAITDPNKLTLLTPGFDETSPDGYADHGVPAPIVAEYLRQNNIVAEKNDLNSLLFLLTPGVESSKAGTLLAHLVTFKKLHDENRLLHEVIPDFVQRRPQRYAGVRLRDLCADMHAFYRAAGTSALQAAQFRAEHLPELAMHPSQASRELVRNNVDYIPLDETPGRIAATLWLVYPPGIATVVAGERLGRQASPMIAYLKVFEQAANLFPGFDTEVQGLYRETKDGRMRFYTYVVREESPGGR; from the coding sequence ATGGAATACGCGCGTCGCTTCAAGTTCCTGATCTGCGTTCCGGCCTTTAACGAGGCGGATCTGGAGGGCGCCCGCCTTCTCCAGATCCTCGGCGAAATCGAGGAGGACGGCTATACCATCATGCGCGCCCGGCGGGACGATGACGCCGAACTGGCGATCCGCACCGACGCTGCCATCGGCTGCGTGGTGGTCGATTGGGGCAAGAAGGGCGCGAGCGGCAAATCCGCCGACCTGATCCAGTTGATCCGCAGGCGCGGCCTCGACATGCCGATCATCGTGCTGGTCCGACGCCAGACGTTGGAGCAGATCCCGGTCGATGTGCTGGACCATGTCGATGGCTTCATCTTTCTGGGCGAGGAGACGCCCGACTTCATCGCCAAGACGCTTATCGCGCGCCTGCGGCAATATGCGGACAGCCTCAAGACGCCGTTCTTCGGCGCCCTGGTCGATTATGCCGAACAGGGCAATATGCTGTGGACCTGCCCCGGCCATAATGGCGGCGCCTTTTATCGCCGCAGCCCAATCGGCCGCATCTTCGTGGAGCATCTGGGCGAAGCGGTATTCCGCGACGATCTCGACAATTCGGTGCTGCAACTCGGCGATCTGCTGACCCACGAGGGTCCGGCGCTGCGGGCGCAGCAGGAGGCAGCGAAGATCTTTGGCGCCGAACGCACCTATTTCGTGCTCAACGGCACCTCGACCTCCAACAAGATCGCCCTCAGCGCGATCCTGGCGGAAGGCGACGTGGTGCTGTTCGACCGCAACAACCACAAGGCTGCGCATCACGGCGCGCTGTTCCTGGCCGGTGCCACGCCCATCTTCGTCGAAACAGCCCGCAATCCGCATGGCATGATCGGCCCGATGCGCTATGCGGCCCTGGACGAAGCCCATTTGCGCGATGCCATTCGCGCCCATCCGCTGATCCCGGATGGCGAGGAGATTTCGCGCCGCCCTCGCCCCTTCCGCGCGGCAGTGATCGAGCAATGCACCTATGACGGCACGATCGGCTCGGCCGATGACGTGCTCGATCGCATCGGGCATCTCTGCGACTACATCCTGTTCGATGAGGCCTGGGCCGGCTTCATGAAGTTTCATCCGCTGTTCCGGGGCCGCTACGGCATGGGGCTGCGCCCGCTGGGGCCGGACGATCCCGGCATCATCGTGACGCAGAGCACGCATAAGCAGCTTGCGAGCTTTTCCCAGGCGTCGCAGATCCATGTGAAGGACAGCCATCTCGATGGGCAGCGCCGCCAGGTCGGGCATCGGCGCTTCAACGAGATGTTCCTGCTCCATGCCTCGACCAGCCCGTTCTATCCGCTCTTTGCCTCGCTCGATGTCGGCGCGCAGATGATGAAGGGGCGCTCGGGTGAGGTCTTGTGGGACGATACGGTGCGGCTCGGGATCGAGATGCGGAAGAAGATCCGCATGGCGAAACGCGAATACGTCGAGAACGAACCCGATGTCGCGCGTCGCTGGTTCTTCGAGCCCTTCGTGCCGAAATTCGTGCAGGCGTCCCAGCATAGCGCGGACTATGCGGGTGCGCGCTGGGAAGATGCGCCGACCGATCTTTTGGCAAGCGACGTCGCGCAATGGGAGTTGCGCCCGGGCGAGGAATGGCATGGCTTTCCGCATAGCCGGGCGGGCTGGGCGATCACCGACCCGAACAAGCTGACGCTGCTGACACCGGGCTTCGATGAGACATCGCCGGACGGCTATGCTGACCACGGCGTGCCGGCGCCGATCGTCGCGGAATACCTGCGGCAGAACAATATCGTGGCCGAGAAGAACGACCTCAACTCCCTGCTATTCCTGCTGACGCCGGGCGTGGAGAGCAGCAAGGCCGGAACCTTGCTGGCGCATCTCGTCACCTTCAAGAAGCTGCATGACGAGAACCGGTTGCTGCATGAGGTCATTCCCGATTTCGTGCAGCGGCGGCCGCAGCGCTATGCGGGCGTCAGGCTGCGCGACCTCTGCGCCGACATGCACGCCTTCTATCGCGCGGCGGGCACCAGTGCGTTGCAGGCGGCACAGTTTCGCGCCGAGCATCTGCCGGAACTCGCCATGCATCCAAGCCAGGCGAGCCGCGAACTGGTGCGCAACAATGTCGATTACATACCGCTGGATGAGACACCGGGGCGGATCGCCGCCACGCTATGGCTGGTTTATCCGCCGGGCATCGCGACCGTCGTCGCCGGTGAGCGCCTAGGGCGCCAAGCGAGCCCGATGATCGCCTATCTGAAGGTGTTCGAGCAGGCGGCCAACCTTTTCCCCGGCTTCGATACCGAGGTTCAGGGCCTGTATCGGGAGACGAAGGATGGCCGGATGCGGTTCTATACCTATGTGGTGCGGGAGGAGTCGCCCGGCGGTCGATGA
- a CDS encoding glutathione S-transferase family protein, whose amino-acid sequence MSKIILWGFSHSTYVRTIRMLLAEKGVQDYEQVPLNVLEGEPKTPEHLERHPFGKVPVVDIDGFRIIETPAIARYLNTVLPGPSLVPSEPKDVARMDMVLSIIDSYGYGALLGGVVAYHLFPDFVGGKNEAAHHKGLEDGKLTVSTLMGIKGDASYLAGDHVSLADFYLAPIMAYVMLTPHKDEFLALPGVSAWWSLVSGLGSFHTTDP is encoded by the coding sequence ATGAGCAAGATCATCCTCTGGGGCTTCAGCCACTCCACCTATGTTCGGACCATCCGCATGCTGCTGGCTGAGAAGGGCGTGCAGGACTATGAGCAGGTGCCGCTGAACGTGCTCGAAGGTGAGCCGAAGACGCCGGAGCACCTTGAGCGCCATCCCTTTGGCAAGGTGCCGGTGGTGGACATCGACGGGTTCCGCATTATCGAGACGCCGGCGATTGCGCGCTATCTCAATACCGTGCTTCCCGGCCCGTCCCTGGTTCCGTCCGAGCCCAAGGACGTCGCGCGCATGGACATGGTTCTGTCCATCATCGACAGCTACGGCTACGGCGCCCTGCTCGGCGGCGTGGTTGCGTATCACCTCTTCCCCGATTTCGTCGGCGGCAAGAACGAAGCGGCGCATCACAAGGGTCTTGAGGACGGTAAGCTGACGGTGAGCACCTTGATGGGCATCAAGGGCGACGCGTCCTATTTGGCCGGGGACCATGTCAGCCTCGCTGACTTCTATCTCGCGCCGATCATGGCCTATGTGATGCTCACGCCGCATAAGGACGAGTTTCTTGCCCTTCCCGGCGTCAGTGCCTGGTGGAGCCTGGTTTCGGGGCTAGGCAGCTTCCACACGACCGACCCCTGA